The genomic segment GGATCGGGCGTTTTGCTGTTTTTAAGCGCATCCATACACGCCTGATATGCCAACGATGCGCTCGTTTCGTCTGCACCGGCAATCCGGCGTGCTCCAATACCGGTATGACTTCTGATCCATTCATCCGATGTACCGAGCTCCGGCGGGAAATCGGTATTTTTCATCTCTTTTAAGGGAAGGGCTTTACCCAATCCCTGAATAACAATAGCCATATTTTATCTCCAATAATAAATTAAGAAAAAACTTAGAACTGTATTTAAAGCCGGTTGCGTTAGGTATTTCGATACAGTCTATATTAGACTAGTATATTTTTTAATTCCATGCTGTCAACCTTCCCCTTTTGCAAATATACGGCACATCTGCATTGCCAAAAGGCCAGCGGAAAGGTTGTTCTTAACAGTCATAGTCACTTCGCTCATTTGACTTACTCAGCTGAGGGGGAATGCTGTCCTATGCGTTTTCTGCAGCAGATTCGATTTTTCCACCGGTGAGGATTTTGGGATACACCGTTATACCGAGCTTCTTCTCGATGCCTTGTAAAATACACAGCTCGTATTCATCTCCGATAACAATATTAACGCCTTTCTTCCCCGCCCTGCCGGTACGGCCCGCGCGATGAATAAAAACATCCGCATCCTTTGAAAGCTGCATCTGCACTATGTAGTCAATATCGGCAATATCAAGTCCGCGCGCGGATAAATCGCTGGTAATCAATATCCGCGTTTTACCCGACCTGAACCGTGCAATAATTTGTTTTCGTTCGGAACCTTCGAGTTTACCATATAACGGCACAGCATTGATCTTTTTATATTGCAGCTTTTGCGCGAGGGTTTCAACTTCCTGTGCAGGTGCAGTAAAAATAAGCATTTTTTTGGGGGTATCCGCCGTTATACTGTCCAACGCATGGATCAGTGCACGCAAGGTATCGGCTTTGCTCCGACGCTCGCTAAAAAGCGCCCAATGTTCGATGGACTTTTGCAGCACGCCCGTATTTGCAATCGAAATATGTTCCGGTAATGCAGCCGTTTTCGAACGCCGCAAAAAACTGTTGAGCAATTCACTATTTTTTCCGTTAAAAGTTGCCGAACACGCAAGCGTCTGCACATCCTGCGGTAGTGCTGCAAGAACGATTTGCAGTGCACCTCTGCTTTCCCGTGCAAGCTGGCGGTCTGCTTCGTCAATTACTACCGCCTCTATTTCTTGCAGCTTGAGTTTCTTTAGCCCGATTAAATCGGAAATACGTGCCGGTGTTCCGATAATTACGGCAGGTTTTTCTTTTAATCCGTCTATTTGCCGTTTTAATGAGCTGCCGCCAACACAGAGCAGCGTCTTAAAACATTTAGTATCAGTTCTTTGCAGCTGTGCAGCCGCTTCTTTTATTTGAGATGCGAGTTCTACCGTCGGGCTTAAAATAAGAATACGCGGAGCGGTTGTCTTTTTCTCATCCTGCATCAGCCGAGTTAGAAGCGGCAACAAAAAGGCAAAGGTTTTACCCGTGCCGGTTTCGGATTCAAAAAAGACGCTTTTACCTTCTAAGGCGAGCGGTATCACTTTTCCTTGAATAGGGGTCGGCTGTATAATCCCTCCGGCTGCCAGCGTTTCAACGAACGGCTTATACAGCGGCAAATCCAAAAAGTCTGTCATGCGGCAAGGATAGCATATTGTTACGGTAAATGCTATAATGATATCCAGCAGGCTAACCGCATCAGATGTCTTTTAATCACCCCGCAAAATAATGAAGGCTACTCCGTAAGCCTTTTGAAAGAGGCGGTGTAGATACAAGGAGTATAGGAAATTCCAACCGCAGGCGTATCTATGATACGTTGAGGATTGGAATTTACGTAACGACACAGTAGATGCGCCGCATATTTCAAAAGGACTGCGGTTCAGATGGTCTCACAGCCTCGATTATTCTGCGATTGTGATTTATTTATCCGGTGCGGTTGTTCTAAGATACTTAAAAAAAGAGGCTTATTTTGAAAATAGGGATTGATACGTTCGGATGCGATCACGGCAGGTCGGGAATCGGAGCTTATATTCTTTCATTAGTACATAACTTACCCAAAACCGAACACAGCATTCAGCTTTTCGGGCACGAGTTGGATAAATATACCTATACGTCGGGCGTTGAAGGGGTCAAATATACCTGCGTCTCCGTCGGAGATTCTGCTTTTGCGGAACAGACATGGCACCGCCTTTCTTTTAATATCTTTGCCCGTAAGCAGCAATATGACATTGTTTTATTCCCGTCGGGAACAAAACTTTTACCTATGCGTTTTGAAGTTCCTGCGGTACTGGTCATGCAAAATATACTTGGGGATAACTCCCAAGGGTATTTAAAAAACTTATCGTCATTTGTATCAAAATTAACGCTCAAATCCATCAAAGGGATCATCAGCCCTAGCAACTATATCAAGAATAATCTACTTAAAAACGGCATCACGGAAGATAAAATACAGGTTATCCATAACGGAATCGATACCGACCTATTTCATCCACATAATCTGCAAGCGCAAGAAGCGCTAATGATTAAACCCTTTGCTATTCGGCGTCCGTATATCATTTATGCGTCACGGATTATTCATCCGGAAAAACGCCATGTTGAGCTGATTAACGCTTTTTCAATTTTTAAACAAAAAACGAAAGCGCCACACCGATTGGTGATTGCCGGCGCGGATGGTGAACAGGCAGAACAGGTGCATCAGGCTGTCCTTCGCTCCCCCTTTGCATCGGATATCTTGCTTACCGGATATTTTCCGCATGAAAATCTCCCCCTGCTCTATTCTGCTGCTGACCTATGTGTGTTTCCTTCTCCCGTCGAAGGAGTCGGCTTACCGGTAATCGAAGCGATGGCATGCGGTATTCCGACAGCATGTGTCCGTGCAGGTGCATTACCGGAAATTGCAGGCGACTGCACTTGTTATTTTGCACCCGATAAGCCGGAAGAGATTGCCGCAGTCATCGGCAGCCTTATTAACGATACCGCCGGTACAAATAAAGAACGGCGGCAAAAACTGATTGATGCCGGAATAGAATGGGTAAAACAATACAGCTGGAAAAAAACAGCTGAAGAAACGCTCGCTTATTTGGACACTATTAGATAATTGATGATAATCAGAGCACTCGCATCAGAAATATTTTAAACAATTGCTTCCCCTTCAGACAGGGTGTAAATCGCAGAATCAACAACCCCGACGCGGCTTGTGAGTATTGCTCAATGTTTCGCACGGTATGGGATATCCGGCACGGATGCCGGTTGTTCCAAACAGGAACGAGTTTTTTGCAAAGCAAAAAACTCGCAGTCAAAAAATGTACAAGGATGTACATTTTTGACGAGGTGGTTGCAGTCAGGCTTTAATACTCTTTGTTACGACGCAGAGCGTCCGTCAAAACTATACATCCGTGTATAGTTTTGACTTCAAGTTGTGGCTCTGTCACACCATTGCTACTCTGACAGGATGTCAGTGGTTGTAAACAGTATTGAGTTTTTCTAATGAAAAACTCAATGTTCAGGAATGAACACGGACGTTCATTCCTGAACGATGCCATCCATGGCGGTTGAGGAACGGCAGGTATTAAACCCTCCGCACGAATAAAATGGGAACAACCCTGTTGACATTTTTATCGGGTTTATATATAGTCTTCTCTGTTATTAGGGCGCTTAGCTCAGCTGGTACGAGCGTTTGGTTTACACCCAAAATGTCGGCGGTTCGATCCCGTCAGCGCCCATAGTTCCTTTCCTTGCTATATATAGACTTATCAAACTATTGATTTTGCTTGATTTTTAAAAGGTCAAGCAGGGAGTTTATATATGGATTATCATGTAATAGCTAAAACCAAGAAAACTATCAGAACACTCATATAGGATATATCTTCACTTTTTCAAGCTTATTGAAGTCTATTTCTATATTATCAAATATATTTTTGTATGAAATAAAGAATGCATTTCCGTTTTCAAAATCGGTTTTGCTCTTCCCTGTGAACCAACCATAGATAGTAGCCACTTCTCCCAGCGGTTTCCATTCCACAGAAACGTCTTGCAGCAATGTATCTATATATTTCACTTACGGTCTCCTTTCTTACTCCGTCAATTCGTGTTAGGGTTTGTGTTACTTCGGTGCATTGGAGAAGGCTATTGATAAAGGGAAGTATATTCTTTTGAGTCTCGGTTTCAGCATATCATAACCAAAAAGGGGTGTCATTATATATTGTCATTCTGTGACACTCAAACCATTGACTATCGGCTATCGTCGGCACAAGAGATACTACCCTTCTGCGCGTTTAATTCTCCCTAGGACTGCCAAAAACTTCCTAACAGTTGACTTTTTTATAAAACTAAAAAAGAATTAGTATGGCTAAAAAATTTTTAGAAGATTATGCTTGACAGAAGAATTTTTCACTTCTATAATTAAATTAGCCTAAGGTTCCTTCTATAAATACATTGTTACGGGAGCCGGGTTTCATATCAATATCGTATCAAGCGATATGCTTGAAAAAACGATAGAGGAGGAAGCATGAGTTTGGATTTTAACAAGATTAAAACTGCTGCAGAAGGATACAAGGCCGACATGACGGCCTTCCTTCGTGAAATCATCCGCCTTCCCAGCGAAAGCAGCCATGAAGGGGAAAAAGCAAAGCGCATCCAAAAGAAAATGGATGAGCTCGGATTCACAAAAACATGGATCGATCCGCTCGGTAACGTAATGGGATGGATGGGAACCGGCCCGCATGTCGTTTGTTTTGACGGTCATATCGATACGGTCGGTATCGGTAACCGCAGCAACTGGAAGTTTGACCCCTATGAAGGATTCGAAGATGATGTATTCATCGGCGGACGTGGGGTTTCCGACCAAACCGGCGGCGTTGTTTCCGCAATGTATGCCTGTAAGATCATGAAAGACTTAGGCATCCTCAACGATAAATACACCGCGATGGTAGTCGGCTCCGTACAGGAAGAAGACTGCGACGGTATGTGCTGGGAGTATATCCTGAAAAAAGACGTCAAAGTTCCCGGTTACGAAAAACTCTGCAAGCCCGACTTTGTTGTTTCTACCGAACCGACCGACGGCGGTATCTACCGCGGGCACCGCGGACGTATGGAAATCCGCATCGATGTTAAAGGCGTTTCCTGCCACGGTTCCGCACCGGAACGCGGCGATAACGCAATCTACAAGATGTCCGATATTCTGCAAGAAGTACGCAAGTTGAATGAAAACGATGCGGCTGACGGCACTGAAATTAAAGGGCTCGTCAAAATGCTGGATAAAAAATACAACAAGGAATGGGAAGAAGCAAACTTCCTCGGACGCGGAACCGTTACCGTTTCCGAAATTTTCTATACCAGCCCGAGCCGCTGTGCCGTTGCGGACTCCTGCGCCGTTTCGCTCGACCGCCGTATGACAGCCGGAGAAACATGGGAATCATGCTTGGAAGAAATCCGCCAGCTTCCCGCCGTCAAAAAATACGGAAAAGACGTAACGGTCTCGATGTACAACTACGACCGGCCCTCATGGACAGGAGAACAATACCCGATCGAATGCTTCTTCCCCACATGGGTATTGCCGAAAGAGCACGTCGTTGCACGTTCGATGATCGAATCGTATAACAATTTATACGGTGATAAGCGTATCGGCCCGAAAGATCAGCTTGCCATGCGCGAAGCACGCCCGCTCGTTGATA from the Treponema medium genome contains:
- a CDS encoding glycosyltransferase family 4 protein — encoded protein: MKIGIDTFGCDHGRSGIGAYILSLVHNLPKTEHSIQLFGHELDKYTYTSGVEGVKYTCVSVGDSAFAEQTWHRLSFNIFARKQQYDIVLFPSGTKLLPMRFEVPAVLVMQNILGDNSQGYLKNLSSFVSKLTLKSIKGIISPSNYIKNNLLKNGITEDKIQVIHNGIDTDLFHPHNLQAQEALMIKPFAIRRPYIIYASRIIHPEKRHVELINAFSIFKQKTKAPHRLVIAGADGEQAEQVHQAVLRSPFASDILLTGYFPHENLPLLYSAADLCVFPSPVEGVGLPVIEAMACGIPTACVRAGALPEIAGDCTCYFAPDKPEEIAAVIGSLINDTAGTNKERRQKLIDAGIEWVKQYSWKKTAEETLAYLDTIR
- a CDS encoding DEAD/DEAH box helicase; the protein is MTDFLDLPLYKPFVETLAAGGIIQPTPIQGKVIPLALEGKSVFFESETGTGKTFAFLLPLLTRLMQDEKKTTAPRILILSPTVELASQIKEAAAQLQRTDTKCFKTLLCVGGSSLKRQIDGLKEKPAVIIGTPARISDLIGLKKLKLQEIEAVVIDEADRQLARESRGALQIVLAALPQDVQTLACSATFNGKNSELLNSFLRRSKTAALPEHISIANTGVLQKSIEHWALFSERRSKADTLRALIHALDSITADTPKKMLIFTAPAQEVETLAQKLQYKKINAVPLYGKLEGSERKQIIARFRSGKTRILITSDLSARGLDIADIDYIVQMQLSKDADVFIHRAGRTGRAGKKGVNIVIGDEYELCILQGIEKKLGITVYPKILTGGKIESAAENA
- a CDS encoding YgeY family selenium metabolism-linked hydrolase — protein: MSLDFNKIKTAAEGYKADMTAFLREIIRLPSESSHEGEKAKRIQKKMDELGFTKTWIDPLGNVMGWMGTGPHVVCFDGHIDTVGIGNRSNWKFDPYEGFEDDVFIGGRGVSDQTGGVVSAMYACKIMKDLGILNDKYTAMVVGSVQEEDCDGMCWEYILKKDVKVPGYEKLCKPDFVVSTEPTDGGIYRGHRGRMEIRIDVKGVSCHGSAPERGDNAIYKMSDILQEVRKLNENDAADGTEIKGLVKMLDKKYNKEWEEANFLGRGTVTVSEIFYTSPSRCAVADSCAVSLDRRMTAGETWESCLEEIRQLPAVKKYGKDVTVSMYNYDRPSWTGEQYPIECFFPTWVLPKEHVVARSMIESYNNLYGDKRIGPKDQLAMREARPLVDKWTFSTNGVSIMGRNKVPCIGFGPGAEAQAHAPNEITWKQDLVTCAAVYAALPSIYVEKL